The Chitinophaga pinensis DSM 2588 region GAAGCCTTCCTGAACGGAAGAAGGGTAGTGGCGATCTACGCCGAAAACAAACGTATGGTGAAAGGTATCCTCCACGGGGAGTCCGATACCCGCCGTACTGCTTTCGTCGAACCGGAAGAAACGATAGAACTGAACAATGACGTGATGTCCCTCGAAAGGGAAGAAAGTAAAGAGGTGTACAAAATACTGCGTACACTGACCCACCAGCTCAGTCAGCACAGTCACCTGCTCAATAACTATCACGAGATACTCGGACAATACGACTTTATCAGGGCAAAAGCCAAACTGGCGCTGGACATGGACGGTAACTACCCCATGCTGACGCCGCACGCGGAAGCGCATCTCGTAGACGCGCACCACCCGCTGCTGCTCCTGTATAACCGCCGTAACAAGAAACCGACCATCCCGGTGAACCTGACCCTGAACAAGGATAACCATATCCTGGTGATCAGCGGTCCGAATGCCGGCGGTAAAACCGTGACCATGAAAACGGTCGGCCTGATCCAGCTCATGCTGCAGGCAGGCCTGCTGGTGCCTGTACACCCCAGCTCACAACTCGGTATTTTCCGTCAGCTGATGATCCATATCGGTGATACTCAGTCCCTGGAATTTGAACTGAGTACTTATAGTTCTCACCTGAAGAACATGAAGTACTTCATGGAGAACGCCAATGGTAAGACCATGTTCTTCATCGATGAATTAGGTAGCGGTTCTGACCCGAATCTCGGGGGCGCCTTCGCAGAGGTGATCATGGAAGAAATGGCCAAGAAACACGCTTTTGGTATCGTTACCACCCACTACCTCAACCTGAAGGTAATGGCCAATAAGGTACGTGGTATCATCAACGGCGCTATGGGCTTCGACGAGGAAAACCTGTCGCCTATGTACAAACTGATCGTAGGTAAACCAGGTAGCTCGTATACGTTCTCTATCGCGCAGCGTATCGGTCTGCAGCCTGCCCTCATTGCCCGGGCCAAAAACCTGGTGGACGAAGGGCACTTCCAGCTGGATAAACTGCTCAACAAAGCAGAACAGGATCTGCAGAAAGTAGAAGCCAAGGAGAAAGAACTGCAGAAACTCCTGAAGGAGAATGAAAAGCTGAAACGTGAATACGAGATCCTGTCCGATAAGGAAAGGAAAACCCAGCAATTCACTACCCTGAAACTGCAAAACCAGATCAAGGAAGAAGAACTCCAGTACCTCAAGGATATGGAGCGCAAGCTGAAACAGATTGTTTTTGAGTGGAAACGTACAGATGACAAACAGAAAGTCATGAAACAGGCAGAAGCCCTGTTATTCCATAAACGCCAGAAACAGATCAACGAACGCTTCGAAAAGAAAATTCAGGATAAATTCCTGGAGGTAGTAGGAGCCGACCTGAAACTGGGCGACCAGGTAAAGATCAAGAGCAATGGCCAGGTAGGAAAGCTGATGGAAGTCCGCGACAAACGCGGTATCGTAAAACTCGGCAATATTCCGATGAACGTGGCACTGTCTGACCTGGTACTGGTGAAAGAGCGGCCGAAAGAAGAAACGGCTAAGTAGTACTTAATGAAGAATTAAGCATTTATTACATATTATAATCAGGAGGGCGCTTCATTTTGAGGCGCCCTTTTTTTTGGACCTGAATATAAAGCGCTCGCTGAAACAATCCACACCTGTAATGCTATCCTGCATTCAATAGATCAACTGTAAGGTTTTTCTGTACTGAATAACTATACTGTCTCGCTTCGTAATATGATATAAACCAATGTCGTCCCATAGATAACCCTTATATAAGCCGTAGATAACCCGTACTTATAAGAATGTGTTATCTACGGCTTATATACGGGTTATCTACGGCTTATCTGGGAATTATCTGAAATATTGAATAAAATCTCAACCGAAGCAACTTTATAACTAGCATATTTAATGCAGGTTCACTTGACAGGTCAGCAATTGTTTCAGCGACCATTTTCTCCCCTGAAAGCTTTTAGGTGAGGAAGGATGCGAATGCCTTTTAACACTTGATGAAAATTAATAATTAATGGTTTTTCGCCTGACCCCGCTCCAATAATTCTCAATACTTGCAATATTTCTTTAGCCGGCTAATTAATTTGTATTATCTTCGTTTTATGAACAGACCGATGATGTGTAGTACCATCAGTCACCTGCTGACGCAGATCTGCAAGGTACACAGGAATAAAGGCAACCAGATGCTGGCTGCCCATCAGCTCCACGCCGGTCAGGAGCACTTCCTGGCGCAGCTGTTGTGTGGGGGGCCTATGACGATGAATGAACTCACGGAAAATCTGGAAGTAACACCCGCAACTGTAACACGAACAGCCGAACGACTGGAGAAAAACGGGTTTCTCACAAAAGAAAAATGTAATAACGATCAGCGGGTTGTGAGAGTCAGCCTGACTGATAAAGGAAAAGAAGCAGCCACCGATATAATAGATACTACCTGGAATAAGCTGGAACAGCAGATGGTAAAAAACATGAGTACAGAAGAAAAGGTATTGCTCAGACGACTGCTAATGCAGGTATTGGAAAACATAGAAGAGGAAGAATAGGCGCATTTTTCCTTTTTTTTAAATTATTTATTTAGCCGGCTAATTAAATGCAGGATTGAAAAGTAGCGCAAACTGTATGGAACTAAATTATCGAGATATAAATTAATATCAGAAGAATAACTATGATTTGTGGGTGGAATGTATACTTTTGTACCACCATAACGAACACCATACGTTAATACTACTTGTTACCACCTGCTTCTGTCCGGATCCAATAATGAGATCTGCCTGATCCCCTTATTTACTGTAGTGTGCATTACTAATACCAAACGTCAAGTATTATGAGGAATAATGTATTGATACCCGTTTACGACTATGCCGACGTCAACAGGCCTGGTAATCCTGTGAGAGGATTTCATATTGACCGTACAACCTATCTGGTACAACCTGAAGATGTGTCTGAGCCGCACAGACGTTCCAATTACAGCCTTACGTTGTTATTATCCGGCGAAAGCATACAATATATAGACTTCGAAAAATATACCGTGAAAGCACCGGCACTGATCATGTTATCTCCTGATCAGATCTACCGGTATACCGGTGATAGCCTGTCTGAAATTGTGAACATTTCCTTCTCTCCGGAATTTTTGCTGCCAGAAACATCTGCCAGTGGAATGGTGTGCTGGTCATGCGTATTTGAAAAAGCGATTGTGCCACTTACCGACGGACAGCTCAAAGAGCTGCTGGGCTTTGCACGCCTCATGCTCAGAGAAACGGAAAATCCGCAGCCACTCAGTGACCTGATCATCCGTAGTCAGCTGAAATCGCTGATGGCCGCTACCGCCAGACTGCCGCAACTCGATATCGCCTCTATCCAGTCGGATACCTTACCTAACCGTATCGTCAGACAATTCAATGAACTGTCCGACATCCATTATAAAGATAAAACACAGGTAGCCCATTACGCAGAACTGATGTTTGTAACGCCAGGTCACCTGAATGACACGATTAAGTCCGCATTAGGGAAGACCGCTAAACAAATTATAGACGAAAAACGTATTACTGAAGCAAAGCGGTTATTGTATTGGGGTGAACATACAATTAAAGAGATTGCAGGACAACTGAACTTTGAAGATGACGGTTATTTTAATCGCTTCTTTAAAAAACATACAGGTGCAACACCTGCTTCTTTTCAACGTAGCATCCGTGAAAAGTACAATTAATACCGTAATTAGTTAAATGATTTTCTTTTTTATACGTCCTATTTTTGTAAATCGGATAGAATGGAAACTGTTTTAGCAATCGTCAACTAAAACCGAACGCTCATGAAGTACAATGATCTCACCTGTTAATTATCAGGAACCAAATTTCTCTATTAGCTATTATTAGTAAATCTACCCCGTAGTTCCAACACTACGCAACGACAACTATTTTCTTTCCATCAACCGGGAAGGGATATGGCAAGGTTTGCCCATAGCTCCACAATGTGTCTGAAATCGCCAATAAAGATTACAGCGTGTCCGGCTATTGTCAATAATCAAAGAAAACACAAAACCGTATGAACCACTTATTTCAACAAGTTTACAAACAAAAGCCTGTAGGCTTTCTCTATAGCCTGATACTGCTGGCAGTATTATCAGGTTGCGCTTCCTCTTCCGCTAATCCGGAAGGTGGTGCTCCTCCTGTAACTGCGTTGCCTGTATTCAAGGCCGCCGCGGTTCCTGCTTCCACTCACCGTGAATATAACGCTGCACTGGAAGGTAAGGTGAACGTGGAGATCCGTGCACAGGTAGATGGATATATCGATAAGATCTTTGTAGATGAAGGCGCTTATGTGAAAGCCGGACAACCATTATTCCGCATCAATGATCGTCCTTATCAGGAACAGTTGAGCAACGCATCAGCCAGTCTGCTGGCGGCACAGGCCAATGAAGAAAAAGCATCGCTGGAAGTATCCAGACTGACGCCGCTGGTAGACAATAATGTTGTATCCGACATACAGCTGAAAACGGCCAAAGCCGCTTACCAGGCTGCAAAAGCCAATGTAGCACAGGCACAGGCCATGGTCAGCAATGCACGAATTAACGTAGGTTTTACGCTGATCACAGCGCCTGTGAGCGGTTATATCGGCCGCATTCCTTATAAGAATGGTAGCCTTGTAGGTCGTAGCGAAGCGCAGCCACTCACCGTGCTGTCTGATGTAAATGAAGTATATGCTTACTTCTCTATGAGTGAAATTGACTTCCTGCAATTCAAGGATAAATTCCCAGGCAATACCATCGCGGAAAAAGTAAAACAACTGCCGCCGGTTGAACTGGTATTACCCGATAATACCATTTATCCTGAAAAAGGCCGCATCGAAACCATGGAAGGTCAGTTCGATAAAACAATGGGCGCCGTAAGTTTCCGCGCTACATTTCCAAACCCGAACGGTCTGCTGCGCTCCGGCAATACAGGTAAAGTAAAACTCTCTGAATCCTTTGCTGCATTGGTGGTACCACAGGAAGCTACTTTCGAATTACAGGATAAGATCTTCGTATTTACTGTTGGCGACAGTAATAAAGTAGCAAGCAAACCGATCACCGTATCAGGCAAAAATGGTGCGTACTATTTCGTGGCAAAAGGCGTGAGCGCCGGTGAATCTGTTGTATACACCGGGTTAGACCGTCTGCGTGATGGAATGGTGATTCAACCGCAACCCATTTCAATGGATAGTCTGCTGAAAGCCAGACCGCTCTAACTGACGACAGTATAGTAATGTACTCCCCGCTGTCACGGTTTGAAAAGACCGCAGGGGATAGTACACTCCGGACATCCTGACAAACAACTAACGCAAGCAATTATGTTAAGAAGATTTATAGAAAGACCCGTACTGGCAACGGTGGTGTCCATTATCCTGGTATTGCTGGGATTATTGTCGCTCGCCACCCTGCCCGTGACGCAGTTCCCCGATATCGCACCGCCCAGTGTGGCCGTAACAGCCTCCTATCCGGGTGCGAACGCGGAAGTGGTAGCCCGTTCAGTAGCAACGCCTATTGAAGAAGCAGTGAATGGTGTGGAGAACATGACCTATATGACCTCCACTTCCAACAACGACGGCTCCATGACGCTGACCGTATACTTTAAACTGGGTACTGATCCTGACCTCGCCGCTGTAAACGTACAGAACCGCGTGGCGAAAGCGACCAGCCTCCTGCCGGTAGAAGTAGTGAGCGCAGGTATCACCACACAGAAACAGCAGAACAGTATGATCATGGTGGTGAACCTGTTCAGCGAAATGGCTGAATATGATGAGAAGTTTTTGCAGAACTACGCAAAGATCAACATCATCCCCGAAATACAACGTGTGACCGGTGTCGGTCAGGCAATGGTATTCGGTGCGAAAGATTACTCTATGCGTATCTGGTTGCGCCCTGACCGTCTCGCTGCCAATAACCTGTCTCCCCAGGATGTATTGAGCGCGATCCGTGAACAGAACCTTGAAGCAGCACCAGGTCGTTTCGGTGAAAGCAGCAAGGAAGCATTTGAATATGTGATCAAATACAAAGGAAAGCGTAACCAGAATGCACAGTATGAAGACATCGTACTGAAAGCAAATGCAGACGGTTCGCTGCTGCGCCTGAAAGACGTGGCACGTGTAGAATTCGGTTCCTTTACTTATAGCAGTGACACACACGTAAATGGTAAATATGGTATCGGTATCGCGATTTATCAGACGGCCGGTTCCAATGCCAACGAAATACAGACGCAGGTAAACGAGCTGATGAAAAAAGCAGCCGGGCTGTTCCCGAATGGGGTAGATTATTTCAATATCTACAGCACCAAGGAATACCTGGATGAATCGATCGACCAGGTGAAACATACACTGATAGAAGCCTTTATCCTGGTGTTTATAGTTGTGTTCATCTTCCTGCAGGATTTCCGTTCTACCCTGATTCCTGCTATCGCAGTACCTGTAGCGATCATCGGTACTTTCTTCTTCATGCAGCTGTTTGGTTTTACCATCAACCTGCTTACCCTGTTCGCACTCGTACTGGCCATCGGTATTGTGGTGGATGACGCCATTGTGGTCGTCGAAGCCGTACACTCAAAAATGGAGACCATTAATATGTCCCCAAGGGCAGCCACGATCACCAGTATGCAGGAGATATCCGGTGCGATCATCTCCATCACCCTCGTAATGGCAGCGGTATTCATACCGGTTGGTTTCATGCAGGGACCGGCAGGGGTATTCTACCGGCAGTTCGCCTTCACACTGGCAATTGCCATCCTGATCTCCGCACTGAACGCATTGACCCTGAGTCCGGCCTTATGTGCGCTGCTGCTGAAGAACAACCATAGCAATCAAACGCACGGCACTGCTTATACAAAAGGTTTTGGTAAGCGCTTCTTTACAGCTTTCAACTCCGGTTTTGAAGCAGTGACCAATAAATACATCCATAGCGTTCGTTTCCTTGTAAGACGCAAATGGGTGCCTTTAACTGCGCTGGCAATTATTATCGGTGTGACCGTATGGCTGGTGAAGAGAACCCCGACCGGTTTTATCCCCACAGAGGATAATGGTTTTGTGGTATATTCTGTAACCATGCCGCCGGGATCTTCCCTGCAACGTACACAGGAAGTGGTGAATAAAGTAGAGAAGGAAATGAAAGCGTTGGAATCAGTGAACAGTTTCCTGAGCGTATCGGGTTTCAACCTGCTCACCAACTCTAACAGTTCTGCTTCTGCCGTAGGTTTCGTGAAACTGAAGAAACACGAAGAGCGTGGTCAGATGAAAGACCTGAAAGATGTAATGGGCATGATGCAGGCTAAACTGGCGGGCATCAAGGAAGCCAATATCTTCATGTTTAACATTCCGACCGTGCCTGGTTTCAGTAACGTGGATGGTTTTGAGGTGATCCTGCAGGACCGTAACGGCGGACCAATCGATAAACTGGCCAATACGGCGTATGGTTTTATCGGCGAACTGATGAAACGTAAAGAGATCGCTTTTGCCTTCACCACCTTCAATGCCGGTAACCCGCAATATAACCTGGAAATCGATGAAGCAAAGGCCAAACAGCTGGGTATCTCTTTATCAGATATCCTCCAGACCATGCAGGTATATTATGGCAGCACCTTCGCTTCCGACTTCAACCGCTTCGGTAAATACTACCGTGTAATTGTACAGGCGGAAGCGCCTGCACGTGCAGAACCGGCTTCATTGAACGAGATTTTTGTAAAGAACAGTACCGGTGAAATGGTACCGGTGAATGCAGTCGTGAAACTGGAAAGAGTATACGGTCCGGAAACAGTGACCCGTAATAACCTCTTCAATGCCGTAACGATTAACGGTCAGCCGAAACCTGGTTACAGCTCCGGTGACGCGATCAAGGCAGTAGAAGAAGTGGCACAGCAATACCTGCCAAGAGGTTATTCTTATGAGTGGGTAGGTATGACGAAAGAGGAGATTGCGGCAGGCGGACAGGCAGGTATCATCTTCCTGTTATGTCTTGTGTTTGTATACTTCCTGCTGGCCGCACAGTATGAAAGTTATATCCTGCCGTTGTCAGTGCTACTGTCTATTCCGCTGGGTATCTTCGGTGTATTCGTATTCATTAACCTGTTTGGTATTGACAATAATATATATGTGCAGGTAGGTCTGATCATGCTGATTGGTCTGTTGGCGAAAAACGCGATCCTGATCGTGGAATATGCCGTACAGCGACGTCGTAATGGTATGGGACTATTAGCTGCTGCACTGGAAGCATCCCGTTTACGTCTCCGTCCGATCCTGATGACGTCCTTCGCCTTTGTGGCTGGTCTGACACCGCTGATGCGGGCGACAGGTTCCTCGGCATTGGGTAACCGTTCCATCAGTACCGGCGCGGCTGGTGGTATGCTGACAGGTGTGATACTGGGTATCTTCGCTATTCCTGTATTGTTTATCATTTTCCAGTATTTACAGGAGAGGATCAGCGGTAAGCCGTTCAAGACGACACATACAGATGCAGCAAGCGATGCAACCGTATAAGCGCTTCTAATATTAAAGTATAAAGAAAACAGGATGACACTAAAATATATTCGCCTTTCAATCGTCTCTACACTTATAGTTGCGGGATTGGTAGCATGTCGGGTGGGTCGCAATTACCAACGACCCTCCCTGGCACTGCCGGCTCAGTACAATGATACAGTGTCGGCAGCAAGTGCTGACAGCAGCATTGCGACTTTGGAATGGAAACAGTTTTTTACAGATACGACATTACAGGGACTGATAGGAAGGGCGCTGAGCGGGAACTATGATTTGCAACTGGCAATTAAACGCATAGAAACGGCACAGGCATACTTAAAACAAGCGAAATTAGGCTGGCTGCCAACGGTAAATCTCCAGGCAGCAGCGTCTACTTCCATCCCTTCAAAGAATAGTTTGAACGGAACCAGTCTGAATACTTTCCTGGGTACTGAGCATATCGAAGACTACAGTCTGAATGCCGGCCTTTCCTGGGAGATCGATGTATGGGGTAAGATCAAACGTCGCAAGGAAGCGGCACTGGCCAGCTACCTCGGTACATTTGAAGGCATGCATGCGGTACAGACAGGATTGGTGGCAGATATTGCCAACAGTTATTATAACCTGCTGATGCTGGATGCACAGCTGGAAATCGCCAGGAGCAACGTATTACTGAGTGATACTATCGTACAGATGATCCGTTTGCAGAAGACGGCCGGCGAAACCACCGAACTGGCGGTACAACAGGCAGAGGCACAACGTCAGACAGCTGCTTTACTGATTCCGCAGCTGGAACAGGCAAAAGCGATCGAACAGAATACCCTGCGTATACTGGCCGGAGAACTGCCTGGTACGGTGGCATATAGTACGACGCTGATCACCACACCACTCCGCGAACTGATGCCTGCCGGCGTACCTGCAGCACTGCTGAGTAACAGACCGGATGTAAAAGAACAGGAAATGGCGCTGGTAGCTGCGAATGCAGAAGTAGGCGTAGCACAGGCCAGTATGTATCCGGCCTTGAACATTACGGCAAGTGGCGGCGTGAATGCTTTTAAAGCAAGCGACTGGTTTACATTACCGGCTTCGCTGTTTGGTATGGTAGCAGGAAGTCTTACTCAACCGGTGTTTCAGCGTGGACAACTCAAAACGAACCTTGAAGTAGCAAAGATTCAGCGTGAAGAAGCGGTGATCAGGTTCAGACAGGTAGCGCTGAATGCGATCGGAGAGGTGTCCAACTCCCTGGTGAGACTGGATAAGCTGAAAGAGCAGCAGGTAATCGCCTCTAACCAGGTAACTACACTGGCGCTGGCTACTTCTCAGGCAAGAATGCTGTTCCGCAGTGGCATGGCTAACTACCTGGATGTGATCACTGCGCAGGGCCGGTCGTTACAGGCATCACTCACACAGGCTGATATTACCCGTCAGCAACTGAGCGCTTCTGTTGAATTATACAGGAGTCTGGGAGGAGGTTGGAAATAGGGGATGAAAAATAAAACAGTTGTAATAGGTAGATAAATGTTTGTAACCCAATAGCGCCACAACTCTGTGGCGCTATTTATTTTTGTTGTTAACTATAATAAAAAAAGCTGTTTCTGAATAGAAACAGCCGTTTGGTAACCAATGCCAACTTGATAAAAATATCAGGTTTAATTTTCGCTGATGATCCGATATCTTATTGATAACAATACAAAGGTGAAAAAAATGATGTTGTATAGCAATGCAGGAATCAGGGTTTAATTTGTATTAATTATGGACGTTAGTACTCCTTACCGAATAGCCTCACATAGGTGGATTGCGCATGTTGCAGAATGCCCAGTGTGTTGAGAAATTTAATGGCGGCATCATTGGCTACGTGCATACTGACTTCAATACCCGCGTAAGGCTGATCATGTCCGCCTGCGTGGATAAGACTCCTGATAAAATTACCGGCAATGCCTTTTCTGCGATACTGCCGGCGTATGTACAATTCGTCAATCCCGAGCATTAGTCCGCCGTATTCGTTACTCCAGTAACAGAATGAAATGGCATATCCGGCCGGTTCTCCATCACATGCAATTATGCTGACAGTACCCATGTCGTGATGTTGTTCATAAAAAAGTAAGGTAGATACGATCTTATTTTGAGCGAGGTTTTTACGGCTGATGATCTCGCCGTATAATTCCGTGGACATCATAGTAAGTACTTCCGCATCATTCAACCGCGCAGCGCTGTATGTGGTGTTCATGTTCTATTGTAATGGAACTCAAATCTATGCATGGACCCGCTATAGATCAATTGTCAGATCATAGTATGTTTTGTCTTTTTTATCGTGCAGATGGTCGCAGTAACCGGCGTCATAACATCTTTCTGCTCGATAAAAATGACAACACTTGCAGGTAATTGGCAATTGTCCTGGCACTATATTGGAAATAGCTTTGCAACTATTCGCCTTTGGCAATTGTTAATTCATCAACATAAACTTTAAACACAATGAGCACAGAGATCAGGTTACCACTGGATCCGGATGTAGATCCTGCTATTGACAGCAAAGTTAAAGCGTTCCTGCACGCTTTAAATACAAGTGGTGGCCAGCCACTGGAAACATTATCACCTGTGGATGCACGCGCCGTGCTGACAGGTGCACAGGAATCCGTACAGGTAGATGTTTCGGGCGTGGAGTTTTCCGAGAAGACCATCACATCTGAAGGAATCACCGTCAAACTGGATATCGTACGTCCTGCTGGTGTGAGCGGTAAACTGCCGGTGTTCATGTTCTTCCACGGTGGTGGATGGGTGCTGGGCGATTTCCCTACACATAAACGACTGGTGCGTGACCTGGTAGTGGCATCCGGCGCTGTTGCCGTTTTCCCTAATTATACACCTGCACCGGAAGCAAAATTCCCTACACAGATCAATGAGGCATATGCTGCTACCAGATGGGTAGCTGAACATGGTGATGAGATCAGTGTAGATGGTAAGAACCTGGCACTGGCTGGTAATAGCGTGGGTGGTAATATGACTGCTGTTGTAGCTATTCTTGCGAAAGAAAAACACGGGCCTGCAATCAAAGGACAGGTAATGCTCTGGCCGGTAACAAACGCCGATTTCGAAACCGGTTCTTACAACCTGTTTGCAACAGGCCGTTTCCTGACAAAAGAAATGATGAAATGGTTCTTTGATAATTACTCGACACCTGCACAACGCAGCGATATTCATATCTCACCTTTACAGGCGACGACAGAACAGCTGAAAGGACTCCCGCCCGCATTAGTGCTGGTAGCTGAGAATGATGTATTGCGTGATGAAGGAGAAGCATATGCACGTAAACTCGATCAGGCAGGGGTACCGGTAGCGCTGGTGCGTTACCAGGGAATGATCCATGACTGGGGATTATTAAACCCACTCGCTACTGTTTCTGGTACGCGTTCTGCGATGGATCATGCCGGTGCAGAACTGAAGAAATATCTGCAACAGTAAACGAACACTGTTACTATATAAAAGCTCCTGACAAATCAGCCATGATTGCTCAGGGGCTTATCTTTTATATGCCTCTCAGCCCCGCCGGCGAAAACCTTTGTACTCATTCATGGTTCCTGGCAGGGCGCCTTTGTATAGCAATCCGTAAAAACACTGCTTGAACAACACGGGCAGAAAGTGGTCGTTGTCGAACTACCCGCACATGGAGAAGATACGACTGCTCCGCAGAACGTAACTATTGATGCATACAGGGATAAAGTGATCGCGGCAATCAATGCAACGAAACAAAAGGTCGTCCTCGTAGGACACAGTATGGGAGGTGCAGTGATTACGGCTACTGCCGAAAAAATACCTGCACAGATTGAGAAACTGGTGTATATAGGGGCGTTTGTACCTGCAAACGGTCAGTCTGTCCTGGATCTATCCGGTATGGATAAACAATCGGAACTGCCGGCTTCACTGATCTTTCCGACACCGGCTACCATTGCGGTAAAACCAGAGAATCTGATCGATGTGTTTTGTCAGGATGGATCAGCTGCAGTAAAAGAACAGCTGGTCGCGAAATATCGTGACGAACCGGCTATCCCGTTCACGAATAAGGCGGTTGTTACAGCGGCCAACTTTGGTTCAGTTGACGAGTATTATATCCACACCAATCAGGATCACGCGATCGGTATAGATCTGCAAAATCAGATGGCGGCTGCGGCAGGTATCAAAAATATATATGCGCTCAATACAGGACATAGTCCTTTTCTGTCCAAACCGGACTCAGTAAGTACTGTATTGCTGAAAATCATAGAATAAAAAACTGCAGGAATGCCTGTTATCACGCGGGGCTGATAACCAGGCATTCCTTTCTGAAATCAGAGAAGGTAATACCGGTTGCATTTTTGAAGAATTTGCTGAAGTGCGCAATGTCAGAAAAACCAAGATACCAGGCCACTTCTTTCATACATTCATCGGAATAGGCCACCCTTCTTTTTGCTTCCAGTATAATACGCTGGCGGATATGATAGCTCGCGGGATAGGCAGTCGTCTTTTTGATGATCTCATTGAGATAGTTAGGGGTTACTGCCAGCAGTTTCGCATAATCAGCTACTTTCCGGTGTGTTTTGAAATTAACTTCTACGAGGGATTTAAACTTCTCCGTCAGCTCCAGGTTACGCGTCTGAATAACGGTGGTCAATGGTCCCTGAAACTGGCGGGTAACATAAATCAGGAAGATTTTCAGATAACGGCGTAGCATCTCCGTTTTGAACAGATAGACATTATTACATTCCTTCAGCATTTTTAATGCAACTTCCTGCATCTCTCTCGCGATATCGTTGTTCACGCTGATACCTGCAGAACGGGAGAACGCCTGGAACAGCCCCGAATTATACATCAGGTCAAATTCCTGTTCACCCATGTGCAGGAATGCCTCGGTAAATGATAATATAAAGCCTTCGGTACTTTCATCTTCTCTCAGCTGATGTAACTGTCCGGGGGTAATACAAAAAATGCTGTTACTTTCCAGTTTGAAGATTTCAAGGTCCAGTACCAGGGTACCGCTTCCTTTTGTGATCCAGATGATCTCTATATAGTTTTGTTT contains the following coding sequences:
- a CDS encoding efflux transporter outer membrane subunit, whose translation is MTLKYIRLSIVSTLIVAGLVACRVGRNYQRPSLALPAQYNDTVSAASADSSIATLEWKQFFTDTTLQGLIGRALSGNYDLQLAIKRIETAQAYLKQAKLGWLPTVNLQAAASTSIPSKNSLNGTSLNTFLGTEHIEDYSLNAGLSWEIDVWGKIKRRKEAALASYLGTFEGMHAVQTGLVADIANSYYNLLMLDAQLEIARSNVLLSDTIVQMIRLQKTAGETTELAVQQAEAQRQTAALLIPQLEQAKAIEQNTLRILAGELPGTVAYSTTLITTPLRELMPAGVPAALLSNRPDVKEQEMALVAANAEVGVAQASMYPALNITASGGVNAFKASDWFTLPASLFGMVAGSLTQPVFQRGQLKTNLEVAKIQREEAVIRFRQVALNAIGEVSNSLVRLDKLKEQQVIASNQVTTLALATSQARMLFRSGMANYLDVITAQGRSLQASLTQADITRQQLSASVELYRSLGGGWK
- a CDS encoding alpha/beta fold hydrolase, yielding MLEQHGQKVVVVELPAHGEDTTAPQNVTIDAYRDKVIAAINATKQKVVLVGHSMGGAVITATAEKIPAQIEKLVYIGAFVPANGQSVLDLSGMDKQSELPASLIFPTPATIAVKPENLIDVFCQDGSAAVKEQLVAKYRDEPAIPFTNKAVVTAANFGSVDEYYIHTNQDHAIGIDLQNQMAAAAGIKNIYALNTGHSPFLSKPDSVSTVLLKIIE
- a CDS encoding alpha/beta hydrolase; this encodes MSTEIRLPLDPDVDPAIDSKVKAFLHALNTSGGQPLETLSPVDARAVLTGAQESVQVDVSGVEFSEKTITSEGITVKLDIVRPAGVSGKLPVFMFFHGGGWVLGDFPTHKRLVRDLVVASGAVAVFPNYTPAPEAKFPTQINEAYAATRWVAEHGDEISVDGKNLALAGNSVGGNMTAVVAILAKEKHGPAIKGQVMLWPVTNADFETGSYNLFATGRFLTKEMMKWFFDNYSTPAQRSDIHISPLQATTEQLKGLPPALVLVAENDVLRDEGEAYARKLDQAGVPVALVRYQGMIHDWGLLNPLATVSGTRSAMDHAGAELKKYLQQ
- a CDS encoding efflux RND transporter permease subunit; protein product: MLRRFIERPVLATVVSIILVLLGLLSLATLPVTQFPDIAPPSVAVTASYPGANAEVVARSVATPIEEAVNGVENMTYMTSTSNNDGSMTLTVYFKLGTDPDLAAVNVQNRVAKATSLLPVEVVSAGITTQKQQNSMIMVVNLFSEMAEYDEKFLQNYAKINIIPEIQRVTGVGQAMVFGAKDYSMRIWLRPDRLAANNLSPQDVLSAIREQNLEAAPGRFGESSKEAFEYVIKYKGKRNQNAQYEDIVLKANADGSLLRLKDVARVEFGSFTYSSDTHVNGKYGIGIAIYQTAGSNANEIQTQVNELMKKAAGLFPNGVDYFNIYSTKEYLDESIDQVKHTLIEAFILVFIVVFIFLQDFRSTLIPAIAVPVAIIGTFFFMQLFGFTINLLTLFALVLAIGIVVDDAIVVVEAVHSKMETINMSPRAATITSMQEISGAIISITLVMAAVFIPVGFMQGPAGVFYRQFAFTLAIAILISALNALTLSPALCALLLKNNHSNQTHGTAYTKGFGKRFFTAFNSGFEAVTNKYIHSVRFLVRRKWVPLTALAIIIGVTVWLVKRTPTGFIPTEDNGFVVYSVTMPPGSSLQRTQEVVNKVEKEMKALESVNSFLSVSGFNLLTNSNSSASAVGFVKLKKHEERGQMKDLKDVMGMMQAKLAGIKEANIFMFNIPTVPGFSNVDGFEVILQDRNGGPIDKLANTAYGFIGELMKRKEIAFAFTTFNAGNPQYNLEIDEAKAKQLGISLSDILQTMQVYYGSTFASDFNRFGKYYRVIVQAEAPARAEPASLNEIFVKNSTGEMVPVNAVVKLERVYGPETVTRNNLFNAVTINGQPKPGYSSGDAIKAVEEVAQQYLPRGYSYEWVGMTKEEIAAGGQAGIIFLLCLVFVYFLLAAQYESYILPLSVLLSIPLGIFGVFVFINLFGIDNNIYVQVGLIMLIGLLAKNAILIVEYAVQRRRNGMGLLAAALEASRLRLRPILMTSFAFVAGLTPLMRATGSSALGNRSISTGAAGGMLTGVILGIFAIPVLFIIFQYLQERISGKPFKTTHTDAASDATV
- a CDS encoding GNAT family N-acetyltransferase; the protein is MNTTYSAARLNDAEVLTMMSTELYGEIISRKNLAQNKIVSTLLFYEQHHDMGTVSIIACDGEPAGYAISFCYWSNEYGGLMLGIDELYIRRQYRRKGIAGNFIRSLIHAGGHDQPYAGIEVSMHVANDAAIKFLNTLGILQHAQSTYVRLFGKEY